From a region of the Bacillus alveayuensis genome:
- a CDS encoding hypothetical protein (product_source=Hypo-rule applied), with amino-acid sequence MNEKLAVSIVRAIIRDIYGRYGMEQYFRSTEPRMLVNIYEKWIHVVSVELKKAGVINEIYEPLNTEEMSFVDIVYRVDYYLIDEERESGEE; translated from the coding sequence ATGAATGAAAAACTTGCTGTATCGATTGTTCGAGCAATTATTCGTGATATTTATGGGAGATATGGTATGGAGCAATATTTCAGGAGTACAGAACCGAGAATGTTAGTTAATATTTATGAGAAATGGATACACGTTGTTTCCGTTGAGCTTAAAAAAGCTGGAGTGATAAATGAAATCTATGAACCATTAAACACAGAGGAAATGAGTTTTGTGGATATTGTCTATCGAGTGGATTATTACTTGATAGATGAGGAGAGGGAAAGTGGAGAGGAATAA
- a CDS encoding hypothetical protein (product_source=Hypo-rule applied; cath_funfam=1.10.287.130), translated as MNKLFEREEGTIDKNVFYGEISEWLRISSVHSKLYELLLDEVDREEAFLANQNEISEYLMER; from the coding sequence ATGAACAAACTATTCGAGCGTGAAGAAGGTACAATCGACAAAAATGTTTTTTATGGTGAAATATCCGAATGGCTAAGAATATCATCTGTACATTCTAAATTATATGAATTACTTTTGGATGAAGTAGATAGAGAGGAAGCATTTCTTGCAAATCAAAACGAAATATCGGAATACCTAATGGAGAGGTAA
- a CDS encoding hypothetical protein (product_source=Hypo-rule applied), with product MPNTNWSKLSALQLGRYAEYFAKMEFASYGLEVYTTEVDDHGVDFIVKDKNGRFCEIQVKSLRGKGYVFMPKSKFDITNKNLYLTLLIFEEGKMPDIFLIPAKAWEVPNEMFVDRNYDKPGQKSAPEYGINISQKNYPILEIFKFEESIKDFLNTEDNIISPS from the coding sequence ATGCCAAATACTAATTGGAGTAAGCTTAGTGCATTGCAATTAGGGAGATATGCTGAGTATTTTGCAAAAATGGAGTTTGCATCTTATGGATTAGAAGTTTACACAACTGAGGTTGATGACCATGGTGTAGATTTTATCGTCAAGGACAAAAACGGGCGCTTTTGTGAGATTCAAGTAAAATCTCTTCGAGGAAAAGGATATGTTTTTATGCCGAAAAGCAAATTTGACATTACGAATAAAAATTTATATCTGACTTTATTGATTTTTGAGGAAGGAAAAATGCCCGATATTTTCCTCATTCCTGCGAAAGCATGGGAAGTCCCTAATGAAATGTTTGTGGACAGGAATTATGATAAGCCTGGTCAAAAAAGTGCTCCTGAATACGGTATCAACATATCTCAAAAGAACTATCCTATCCTTGAAATATTTAAATTTGAAGAATCCATAAAAGATTTTTTAAACACTGAGGATAATATTATCTCTCCCTCTTAG
- a CDS encoding hypothetical protein (product_source=Hypo-rule applied; cath_funfam=3.30.70.270), translated as MSIYKNIFHYYRGQTRNGSEEIKQLQIENNTTKAFINVLQHSSPMLTMRFLDWLGLYTKETDKFEYMYQVSNELHRKTPQAVVVGIADTKEVKHTSQNKKYNIPDGAILSNSVSILIETKIGLNSYLNIDQLEGHKKRFAIGQEVQENIIITWDEVRAFFKKQLAFFEQLNDVLTCFLLKQFEEFCVINCIGGTKTKEYFFLHFEKVKAQELARQIDNYIWNEAGYPDIQDAETKDGIGYKRVGKPKFATLTIQRQRCFILHIGRKEQRLGLKIQKEIDATLGRKFDRKEYEIHKYPHEAYIRLEWVDNFEQIRPYIDLAYHLR; from the coding sequence ATGTCTATTTATAAAAATATTTTCCATTATTATCGTGGGCAAACAAGAAATGGTTCGGAGGAAATTAAACAATTACAGATAGAAAATAATACTACGAAGGCTTTCATTAATGTTTTACAACATTCTTCACCAATGCTTACAATGAGATTTTTAGATTGGTTGGGTTTATACACAAAGGAAACGGACAAGTTTGAATATATGTATCAAGTTTCAAATGAACTTCATCGTAAGACACCACAGGCAGTTGTAGTAGGTATTGCTGATACTAAAGAAGTGAAACATACTTCACAGAATAAAAAGTACAATATTCCTGACGGTGCTATCCTGTCGAATTCAGTTTCAATACTAATAGAAACAAAAATAGGATTAAACTCTTATTTAAATATTGACCAACTTGAAGGACATAAAAAACGATTTGCAATTGGGCAAGAGGTTCAAGAGAATATCATTATTACATGGGATGAGGTTAGAGCCTTCTTTAAGAAGCAGTTAGCCTTCTTTGAGCAATTAAATGACGTATTAACATGTTTTTTATTAAAACAGTTTGAAGAATTTTGTGTTATCAATTGTATAGGTGGAACTAAAACAAAGGAATATTTCTTTTTGCATTTTGAGAAGGTAAAAGCTCAAGAGTTGGCAAGACAAATTGATAACTATATTTGGAACGAAGCAGGTTATCCGGATATACAAGATGCAGAAACGAAAGATGGCATCGGTTATAAGAGGGTAGGAAAGCCTAAATTTGCTACACTAACAATTCAAAGACAAAGATGTTTTATTCTACATATAGGCAGGAAAGAACAGAGATTAGGATTAAAAATTCAAAAAGAGATAGATGCAACGCTTGGTCGAAAGTTTGATAGGAAAGAATATGAGATTCATAAATACCCGCATGAAGCATACATAAGATTAGAATGGGTAGATAACTTTGAACAAATTAGACCATA
- a CDS encoding hypothetical protein (product_source=Hypo-rule applied; superfamily=56014): MLNLIPKAEGQKITYKDLEQFQEKIELFNGDFGFTESEKKALLLVYITNFGLEFLIETLPRESLKELKDLLDKKGL, translated from the coding sequence ATGTTAAACTTAATTCCAAAAGCCGAGGGGCAGAAAATAACGTATAAAGATTTGGAGCAGTTCCAAGAAAAGATAGAGCTGTTCAACGGAGACTTTGGGTTTACAGAAAGTGAAAAGAAGGCTTTGTTGTTGGTGTATATCACAAATTTTGGTTTGGAGTTCTTGATAGAGACTTTACCAAGAGAGTCTCTCAAGGAATTGAAGGACTTATTAGACAAAAAGGGATTGTAA
- a CDS encoding hypothetical protein (product_source=Hypo-rule applied) yields the protein MARVYLCSTAFLRATRNIPHGLIGNRRYMDVVVFALQDINNLKILKLNLRLLIL from the coding sequence ATGGCAAGAGTTTATTTATGCTCTACAGCTTTTTTACGAGCAACGCGCAACATTCCACATGGCTTGATTGGTAATCGCAGATATATGGATGTAGTAGTGTTTGCCTTACAAGATATAAATAACTTGAAAATTCTAAAATTAAATTTACGATTATTAATTTTATAA